Proteins encoded together in one Gemmatimonadota bacterium DH-78 window:
- a CDS encoding RagB/SusD family nutrient uptake outer membrane protein produces the protein MNRRSSLAVVATLGLTLVGCDFEVTNPGPTDDRFLDNPEAHQAMANGAARQLFSALANVAYTTSAVSRELFPSGSTSSFGISARQQRGLLEWDDEHINGPWVDAQQSRYIGESGFTRMGETNPGGTSAYRPAVEAALWAGFANRLLGENWCEATIDAGPIVSREDMLRRAEEWFTTAITAAGSEPSLAEQRTAAIAGRAAVRMHLGDWAGAVSDAGDVPTDFEFSANYESAQQSEYNRTYFAGASEPYRAVTVWNTVYEDYGESGDPRTPWVETGQEGDAAVQMVNNSRVPFFRQEKFAERGADIRLASGLEMRLIEAEQLLRSGNVEGAFAIVNARRTELGLDALDPADATEGWTMFKRERGVEMWLEGRRLGDLYRWNEDGTPGSLHPMETAGDPASYLDSGQDLCYPISKSERESNPTIPNTPTG, from the coding sequence ATGAACCGACGGAGTTCTCTCGCCGTCGTGGCCACCCTGGGTCTCACCCTCGTGGGGTGCGACTTCGAGGTGACCAACCCCGGCCCCACCGACGACAGGTTTCTCGACAACCCGGAGGCGCACCAGGCCATGGCCAACGGCGCGGCGCGCCAGCTCTTCTCCGCACTGGCGAACGTGGCCTACACGACGTCGGCGGTGTCGCGGGAGCTCTTCCCGTCGGGCTCCACCTCGTCGTTCGGAATCTCGGCGCGCCAGCAGCGAGGTCTGCTGGAGTGGGACGACGAGCACATCAACGGGCCGTGGGTGGATGCGCAGCAGTCGCGCTACATCGGGGAGAGCGGATTCACCCGCATGGGCGAGACGAACCCCGGCGGGACGTCGGCGTACAGGCCGGCCGTGGAAGCGGCCCTCTGGGCCGGTTTCGCGAACCGCCTGCTCGGCGAGAACTGGTGTGAAGCCACGATCGACGCGGGACCGATCGTCTCGCGCGAGGACATGCTGCGGCGCGCGGAAGAGTGGTTCACCACGGCCATCACCGCGGCCGGAAGCGAGCCGTCGCTCGCCGAACAGCGGACGGCTGCGATCGCGGGCCGGGCGGCCGTGCGCATGCACCTGGGCGACTGGGCCGGCGCGGTGTCGGACGCGGGCGATGTGCCCACCGACTTCGAGTTCAGCGCGAACTACGAGTCGGCACAGCAGAGCGAGTACAACCGCACCTACTTCGCGGGGGCCAGTGAGCCCTACCGGGCCGTGACGGTCTGGAACACCGTCTATGAGGACTACGGTGAGAGCGGTGATCCGCGCACCCCGTGGGTGGAGACCGGACAGGAGGGCGATGCGGCGGTGCAGATGGTGAACAACAGCCGAGTGCCCTTCTTCCGCCAGGAGAAGTTCGCCGAACGGGGAGCCGACATCCGCCTGGCCTCGGGACTCGAGATGCGTCTGATCGAGGCCGAGCAGCTTCTGCGGAGCGGCAACGTCGAGGGCGCTTTCGCGATCGTCAACGCTCGTCGAACCGAGCTGGGCCTCGACGCGCTGGACCCGGCCGATGCCACCGAAGGGTGGACGATGTTCAAGCGGGAGCGTGGGGTGGAGATGTGGCTGGAGGGACGCCGCCTGGGCGACCTCTATCGGTGGAACGAAGACGGCACGCCGGGATCGCTGCATCCGATGGAAACCGCGGGCGACCCCGCGTCGTACCTCGACTCCGGGCAGGACCTCTGCTACCCGATCTCGAAATCGGAGCGGGAGTCGAATCCGACCATCCCGAACACGCCGACCGGATGA